The genomic segment AATAATGGAAGAAGATCCGAACATCTGGTCAAGAAGGTTGCCATGGAGAGATCAATTTCACCAGGCTGTAAAATCAGACGGATTACGTCGATCCCAAATGCTACCTCTGTATAATCCTTCAATCTCGTACACTATTTTTTTTCAGCGAAACCGATACAGATTTTTCGTGATCACCTAGAGGGGTCACATGATCCAAAGAGTTACTATAAAGAAGGTTGACGTTCTTCTTCACTGAAAACAACGGATGGATTATTGTCGTCTCTCCATTGAATATTAACCAGCTGTCCAAAAGGCTTAGCCTCTGAAtttccaaaaataatataatatcaaaatatacaaattagGATATAATAGCTATTCAGTAATAGAAATATAGGAGTCAGAAATTTTGTTCTACCTTTCGGCGGATGATGAGAAGAGAATTGCCATAAGCATTCTTCCTTGGTGCCGGTGTTGTAATTGTCAACACGGAAGACGAGGTTCCCTTGGTCATCAAATAAGGTGAAAACATTGCAGTTGAAAAGCAATGATTTTTTCCAAATGGTGAGGACCACAGGTGAGTTTCCATGATCGGCCACGGAATTTGGAACTGCAGCACTACTTACAGACGAGGCGAAGGCGTTGGCGGCGTTGGGGTATACCCTTGTCATCACCTATGTAACAGATGAAAGAATGATTGATTGATACTAGATAACAACTAGATAGAGATTAGGGACAGGAGAAAGataatagaatatttagaatacctcaaaaataatatagaacaattataaagactaagagaaaaaattaaagaatactacagtaaagtatttaatcaaatactagttaatcacccccaagatatgaataataaactaaaaataaaaatatttagagaagttaagaaatatccacgtccaaataaaaatagatccattacaatagatctatttaagttatctTTACCCAATACAATTGGTATCCTTATGGTACTATAAATGCAGTTAATTTCTTagattctttttctaactttaagtggtaagaTCCATGAtctaatttaatacaaaaaacaACAAAGTGAAATGTGGAAGTAAGATAttattgataccacataaatttcAATTTGAAGAATGGATATACATGCCCCTCAACTATTCGACTTTTttcgtataggcacctcaattaagtTATGTACCTATTGAACtctttactccttcacaaaatGTGTAAATTGAGCTCAATCTACTAACGtggaaaaaagtataaaataagtgTATTTCACACGCCAATGATGTGGCAAAGTTGCAAACCAAATAATGACACATtgcattttaaattaaaataattataattttttttatataattaaatctaaattaaaaaaaaaattaataacccCCCTCCTCCACCACCACCCTTCACTTATGAACATTCTCCATTTTGCTCTAGTCCCTGAATAAGTCATCATCAATGGTGGATTGTGGATCGGATCCTCCCGGATTCTGATTAGGTAAAGTTAATTTATGCCTTCCTTTTTCAATTAACCTAATCGcttgttatttatgtacttttccTAAATGATTTAACAATTAAATGACTATAACTCATAGGTATAACAAACTTAGTGGATGTTAATTGA from the Capsicum annuum cultivar UCD-10X-F1 chromosome 9, UCD10Xv1.1, whole genome shotgun sequence genome contains:
- the LOC107841358 gene encoding protein LURP-one-related 8-like, whose product is MTRVYPNAANAFASSVSSAAVPNSVADHGNSPVVLTIWKKSLLFNCNVFTLFDDQGNLVFRVDNYNTGTKEECLWQFSSHHPPKEAKPFGQLVNIQWRDDNNPSVVFSEEERQPSL